Within the Streptomyces sp. NBC_00554 genome, the region GCGATGCTCGCGCCCATCACCCCGCCGCCGATGACGAGGACCCGCGCCCTCCCGTTCACCGGCGGGACTCCTCGGCGCGGGCCGCGTCGATGACGGCCCAGGCCGCGGCGGCGTCCTGGATGCCGAGCCCGACGCTGTTGTAGAAGACGATGTCGTCGGGGTGCCCCCGGCCCCGGTGCGTGCCGGTGAGTACGCCGCCGAGCGGAATCAGGTCCTCCTGGGCGAGCCGCCCGTCCCGCAGCGCGTCGACGACCGGACCGGCGTGCTCCGCCGCCGTCTCCGGGTCGTCGACGACCACCGCCGCGGCCCGCCGTACGACCTCCGCGTCGACCTCGCTCCTGCTGGGCTCGAAGGAACCGACGCTGACGACCGTGCACCCCGGCGCCAGCCACTCGCCCCGTACGACAGGCGCGCTGCTGAGGGTGCAGGCCGCGACCATCGGCAGTCCGGCGACGGCTTCCTCGGCCGTTTCGACCGCCTTGACGGCGACTCCGAGTTCGGCCGCGAGGCGCTGCGCCGCGTGCGCCCGGCGACCCGGGTCCGGACTCCACAGCCGTACGGACGCCAGCTCCCGTACCCGTGCGACGGCCCGCACATGGGCCAGGGCCTGGGTGCCGGAACCGAGGACGCCGAGTTCCGCGCTGTCGGCGTTGGCCAGCGCGTCGAAGG harbors:
- a CDS encoding ornithine cyclodeaminase family protein, with protein sequence MREDDDADGGPLYLSREQVRELLDPDTAIASQRAAFTALGDGTAELPGKIMHPSRFDDSVVFAYLARLSAATGAVAKIGSVNPGNAAAGLPTVHAVINALDPVTGQLAAVMDGTAVTALRTAAASAVAFDALANADSAELGVLGSGTQALAHVRAVARVRELASVRLWSPDPGRRAHAAQRLAAELGVAVKAVETAEEAVAGLPMVAACTLSSAPVVRGEWLAPGCTVVSVGSFEPSRSEVDAEVVRRAAAVVVDDPETAAEHAGPVVDALRDGRLAQEDLIPLGGVLTGTHRGRGHPDDIVFYNSVGLGIQDAAAAWAVIDAARAEESRR